Proteins from one Nitrobacteraceae bacterium AZCC 2146 genomic window:
- a CDS encoding acetyl-CoA C-acetyltransferase (product_source=KO:K00626; cog=COG0183; ko=KO:K00626; pfam=PF18313; superfamily=53901), with protein sequence MSEKSEHKKMAMTFPEDRIPVIVGVGEFSNHPKELTAGLEPLALMVEALKRAEQDAGGKLLHDIDSLDIVNFLSWRYSDPAKQLSDKLGIAPKHAYYGPVGGESPIRYIHEAAQRIARGEASVAAICGAEAQSTATKAERAGVTLPWTPFAKDAPEPLRGANYQKPMATMLGVAKPVTVYPFYEAASAAHWGQTPREAHQESGELWSRYAGVAAQNPEAWLKRSYTPEAITQPSPDNRLIAWPYTKLMVANPMVNQSAAILVTSLAKARAAGVPESRMVHIWGGASAEEPRDYLDRDQYVESHAQNAVLKATMNLVDGDSKAFDAIELYSCFPCVPKMARRTLGLGADVQPTVTGGLTFFGAPLNDYMAHAACAMVRKLRAGAKVGLLYGQGGFVTKHHALVVSREAPRATLSQNTNVQAEADRNRKPVPKYVTEASGNGTVESFTVIYGRNGDAEHGVVILRTADNARALARVPAQDTATLAHLLNMDRTPVGSSGTISTAGDGVLEWRVG encoded by the coding sequence ATGTCCGAGAAAAGTGAACACAAGAAAATGGCAATGACCTTCCCCGAAGACCGCATTCCCGTCATCGTCGGCGTCGGCGAATTCTCCAATCATCCGAAAGAACTCACCGCCGGCCTGGAGCCGCTGGCGCTGATGGTCGAGGCGCTGAAGCGGGCCGAACAGGATGCCGGCGGCAAGCTGCTGCACGACATCGACTCGCTCGATATCGTCAATTTCCTCAGCTGGCGCTACAGCGATCCCGCCAAGCAACTGAGCGACAAACTCGGCATCGCGCCAAAGCACGCCTATTACGGCCCGGTCGGCGGCGAGAGCCCGATCCGCTATATTCACGAAGCTGCGCAGCGCATCGCCCGCGGCGAGGCCAGCGTCGCCGCGATCTGCGGCGCCGAGGCGCAGAGCACGGCGACCAAGGCCGAGCGCGCCGGCGTGACGCTGCCATGGACGCCATTCGCCAAGGACGCGCCGGAGCCGCTGCGCGGTGCCAACTACCAGAAGCCGATGGCGACCATGCTGGGCGTCGCAAAACCGGTCACGGTATATCCGTTCTATGAGGCGGCTTCCGCCGCGCATTGGGGCCAGACCCCGCGCGAGGCGCACCAGGAATCCGGTGAGCTGTGGTCGCGCTACGCCGGCGTTGCCGCGCAAAATCCCGAGGCGTGGCTGAAGCGCAGCTACACGCCGGAGGCGATCACTCAGCCTTCGCCGGACAACCGGCTGATCGCCTGGCCCTACACCAAGCTGATGGTGGCCAATCCGATGGTGAACCAGAGCGCGGCAATTCTGGTGACGAGTCTGGCCAAGGCGCGCGCCGCGGGCGTCCCCGAAAGCCGCATGGTGCACATCTGGGGCGGCGCTTCGGCGGAAGAGCCGCGCGATTATCTCGATCGCGACCAGTATGTCGAAAGCCACGCCCAGAATGCCGTGCTGAAGGCGACGATGAATCTGGTCGATGGCGACAGCAAGGCGTTCGACGCCATCGAACTGTATAGCTGCTTTCCCTGCGTGCCGAAGATGGCACGGCGTACGTTGGGCCTCGGCGCCGACGTGCAGCCGACGGTGACTGGCGGCCTGACCTTCTTCGGCGCGCCGCTCAACGACTACATGGCCCATGCCGCCTGCGCGATGGTGCGGAAGCTGCGCGCCGGCGCCAAGGTCGGACTGCTGTATGGCCAGGGCGGGTTTGTCACCAAGCACCATGCACTGGTGGTGTCGCGCGAAGCGCCCAGGGCCACGCTCTCGCAAAACACCAATGTGCAGGCGGAGGCCGATCGCAACCGCAAGCCAGTGCCTAAGTATGTCACCGAAGCCTCAGGCAACGGCACCGTGGAAAGCTTTACGGTGATCTATGGCCGCAATGGCGATGCCGAGCACGGCGTGGTGATCCTGCGCACCGCGGACAATGCCCGCGCTCTCGCCCGCGTGCCGGCGCAGGACACAGCGACACTGGCGCATTTGTTGAACATGGACCGCACGCCGGTGGGATCGTCAGGCACGATCAGCACGGCCGGTGATGGCGTGCTGGAGTGGCGGGTGGGGTGA
- a CDS encoding NAD(P)H-dependent flavin oxidoreductase YrpB (nitropropane dioxygenase family) (product_source=COG2070; cath_funfam=3.20.20.70; cog=COG2070; pfam=PF03060; superfamily=51412), whose translation MKSPICEMLGIEFPLLAFSHCRDVVAAVSRAGGFGVLGATVHSPETLKQELKWIDDHVDGKPYGIDVLIPENISTAGEKDVTWKSLESRITPAHRDFTRSLLKKYGIELAITEVPANQPQPFDGARALQLLEVSFNHPIRLIANALGVPPKAMIEMGKAHGVPVAALVGAKEHAIRQVAAGVDILVAQGTEAGGHCGEVSTMVLVPEVIKAIRPIRDVPVLAAGGIMTGRQMAACMAMGAAGAWTGSVWLATVESETTEIFREKMIAASSRDAIRSKGRTGKPARQLRSVWTDAWDRGPDSPGALPMPLQSLISRDAFASIDRSAAAGNAQARDLVSYFVGQGVGLIDSVKSTGAVVQEFKEDFAEAIEHMNALVAE comes from the coding sequence ATGAAATCGCCGATTTGCGAGATGCTGGGAATTGAGTTTCCCCTGCTCGCCTTCAGCCATTGCCGCGACGTGGTCGCGGCCGTCAGCCGCGCCGGCGGATTCGGCGTGCTCGGGGCGACGGTGCATTCGCCGGAGACGCTGAAACAGGAATTGAAGTGGATCGACGATCACGTCGATGGCAAGCCCTACGGCATCGACGTGCTGATCCCGGAAAACATTTCAACGGCCGGCGAAAAGGACGTCACCTGGAAGAGCCTGGAGAGCCGCATCACGCCGGCGCATCGCGATTTTACGCGCAGCCTGCTGAAGAAATACGGCATCGAGCTGGCGATCACCGAGGTGCCGGCGAACCAGCCGCAGCCGTTCGACGGCGCACGTGCGCTGCAGTTGCTCGAAGTTTCCTTCAACCATCCGATCCGGCTGATCGCCAATGCGCTGGGCGTTCCGCCGAAGGCGATGATCGAGATGGGCAAGGCGCATGGCGTTCCCGTGGCCGCACTGGTCGGCGCCAAGGAACATGCGATCCGGCAGGTCGCCGCCGGCGTCGATATCCTGGTCGCGCAGGGCACCGAGGCTGGCGGCCATTGCGGCGAAGTCTCGACCATGGTGCTGGTACCGGAGGTGATCAAGGCGATCCGGCCGATCCGTGACGTCCCGGTGCTGGCGGCGGGCGGCATCATGACCGGGCGGCAGATGGCGGCCTGCATGGCGATGGGCGCCGCCGGTGCCTGGACCGGCTCGGTGTGGCTGGCGACAGTGGAATCCGAAACCACCGAAATTTTCCGCGAAAAAATGATCGCGGCATCGTCGCGCGATGCGATCCGGTCCAAGGGCCGTACCGGCAAGCCGGCGCGGCAGCTGCGCTCGGTGTGGACCGACGCCTGGGACCGCGGCCCGGATAGTCCCGGCGCGCTGCCGATGCCGCTGCAGAGCCTGATCAGCCGCGACGCCTTTGCCTCGATCGACCGCTCCGCCGCGGCGGGCAATGCGCAGGCGCGCGATCTCGTCAGCTATTTCGTCGGCCAGGGCGTCGGCCTGATTGACAGCGTCAAATCCACAGGCGCAGTTGTGCAGGAATTCAAGGAAGATTTTGCCGAGGCCATCGAACATATGAATGCGCTGGTGGCGGAATAG
- a CDS encoding cyclohexanone monooxygenase (product_source=KO:K03379; cath_funfam=3.50.50.60; cog=COG2072; ko=KO:K03379; pfam=PF13738; superfamily=51905; transmembrane_helix_parts=Inside_1_12,TMhelix_13_35,Outside_36_556), which yields MVALQPQSVQQRTAGAANVDAVVVGAGFAGLYMLHKLRGLGLSVKVYEQGGDVGGTWYWNRYPGARCDVESMQYSFSFDDQLQQDWDWSERYAPQPEILRYANHVADRFDLRKDIQLNTRVDSTVFDEHRNEWTVTTSDGNKVTAHYVVLATGCLSNARTPEFKGMADFKGKIYHTGHWPHEPVDFSGQRVGVIGTGSSAIQSVPVIAEQASQLFVFQRTANFSVPARNALLTDDERKSFRDNYPEIRRRAREDMKNGIVQEVPDRGALDDPEHARRAKYESRWSSGGLTFMGVYNNLALDQQANDTAANFIREKIAEIVKDPETARLLQPNNHPVGSKRICVDTDYYATFNRPHVKLVDIRSHPIEQILPHAVRSGGKDHEVDALVLATGFDAMTGSVAKIAIRGRGGQTLNDKWAEGPRTYLGLMSAGFPNLFIITGPGSPSVLSNMIVSIEQHVDWIAECVAYMRDRGVDSMEATHQAEDKWVAHVNEVADGTLYPQANSWYMGANIPGKPQIFMPYIGGVGAYRQICNDVAAKDYEGFAMNVGVRPRAAAAF from the coding sequence ATGGTCGCCTTGCAGCCGCAATCCGTCCAACAGCGAACCGCTGGTGCCGCGAATGTCGACGCCGTCGTGGTCGGCGCCGGTTTCGCCGGGCTCTACATGCTGCACAAGCTCCGCGGCCTTGGGCTCTCGGTGAAAGTCTACGAGCAGGGCGGCGATGTCGGCGGCACGTGGTACTGGAACCGGTATCCCGGCGCGCGCTGCGATGTCGAGAGCATGCAGTATTCGTTTTCGTTCGATGACCAGCTGCAGCAGGACTGGGACTGGAGCGAGCGCTATGCGCCGCAGCCGGAAATCCTGCGTTATGCCAATCACGTGGCCGACCGCTTCGATCTGCGAAAAGACATCCAGCTCAACACCCGCGTCGACTCCACCGTGTTCGATGAGCACCGCAACGAATGGACGGTGACCACGTCGGACGGTAATAAAGTCACCGCGCACTACGTCGTGCTCGCCACCGGCTGCCTGTCGAATGCGCGAACGCCCGAATTCAAGGGCATGGCTGATTTCAAGGGCAAGATCTATCACACCGGGCACTGGCCGCATGAGCCTGTGGATTTTTCCGGCCAGCGTGTCGGCGTGATCGGCACCGGATCCTCCGCGATCCAGTCGGTGCCGGTGATCGCCGAGCAGGCCAGCCAGCTCTTTGTTTTCCAGCGCACCGCGAACTTCAGCGTGCCGGCGCGCAATGCGCTGCTGACCGACGACGAGCGAAAGTCGTTCCGCGATAATTATCCGGAAATCCGCCGCCGCGCCCGCGAGGACATGAAGAATGGCATCGTACAGGAGGTGCCCGATCGCGGCGCGCTCGACGATCCCGAGCATGCGCGCCGCGCCAAGTACGAATCGCGCTGGAGCAGCGGCGGCCTCACCTTTATGGGGGTCTACAACAACCTGGCGCTGGACCAGCAGGCCAACGACACCGCGGCGAATTTCATCCGCGAGAAGATCGCCGAGATCGTCAAGGATCCGGAGACGGCAAGACTGCTGCAGCCGAACAACCACCCGGTCGGCTCCAAGCGTATCTGCGTCGATACCGACTACTACGCCACCTTCAACCGTCCCCATGTGAAGCTGGTGGATATCCGCAGCCATCCGATCGAGCAGATCCTGCCGCATGCGGTGCGCAGCGGCGGCAAGGACCATGAGGTGGATGCGCTGGTGCTCGCCACCGGTTTCGACGCGATGACGGGTTCGGTGGCGAAGATCGCGATCCGCGGCCGGGGCGGCCAGACGCTGAACGACAAATGGGCGGAAGGGCCGCGCACTTATCTCGGCCTGATGAGCGCCGGTTTTCCGAACCTGTTCATCATTACCGGCCCCGGTAGCCCGTCGGTGCTGAGCAACATGATCGTCTCGATCGAGCAGCACGTCGACTGGATCGCCGAGTGTGTCGCCTACATGCGCGACCGCGGCGTCGACAGCATGGAGGCCACGCATCAGGCCGAGGACAAATGGGTCGCCCATGTCAACGAGGTCGCTGACGGGACGCTCTATCCGCAGGCCAATTCCTGGTACATGGGTGCCAATATCCCCGGCAAGCCGCAGATCTTCATGCCCTATATCGGCGGCGTCGGCGCCTACCGGCAGATCTGCAATGATGTCGCGGCGAAGGATTATGAAGGCTTCGCGATGAATGTTGGGGTACGGCCGAGGGCCGCGGCTGCGTTCTGA
- a CDS encoding NAD(P)-dependent dehydrogenase (short-subunit alcohol dehydrogenase family) (product_source=COG1028; cath_funfam=3.40.50.720; cog=COG1028; pfam=PF13561; superfamily=51735): MSIFDLSGRVAIVTGGNGGIGLGIAQALATAGCNVSIWGRNADKNASAAATMADSAGKVDTQVCDVTDTASVKAAMDATLQKFGRVDGCFANAGIGGGGRHAFIDRTEEQWRNMFATNLDGVFHVFQVAARHMTERATAGDAFGRLVATSSLASIFGTARNEHYAATKAAINALVRALAVELARQGVTANAILPGWIKSDMTAGIMANDKFVANVMPRIPVRRFGEPSDFGGIAVYLMSKASSYHTADCFVIDGGYTAF, encoded by the coding sequence ATGAGCATCTTCGATCTGAGCGGCCGCGTGGCCATCGTTACCGGCGGCAATGGCGGCATCGGTCTCGGCATCGCACAGGCGCTGGCCACGGCCGGCTGCAACGTCTCGATCTGGGGCCGCAACGCCGACAAGAACGCGAGCGCGGCGGCGACCATGGCTGACAGCGCCGGCAAGGTCGATACGCAGGTATGCGACGTCACCGATACCGCCTCCGTGAAAGCTGCAATGGACGCGACGCTGCAGAAATTCGGCCGGGTCGATGGCTGCTTTGCCAATGCCGGGATCGGCGGCGGCGGACGCCATGCCTTCATCGACCGCACCGAAGAGCAGTGGCGCAACATGTTCGCCACCAATCTCGATGGCGTTTTCCATGTGTTTCAGGTGGCAGCGCGGCACATGACCGAGCGCGCCACGGCCGGCGATGCGTTCGGCCGACTGGTGGCGACCTCCAGCCTCGCCTCGATCTTCGGCACCGCCCGCAACGAACATTATGCAGCGACCAAGGCCGCGATCAACGCGCTGGTCCGCGCACTCGCGGTCGAGCTGGCGCGGCAGGGCGTCACCGCGAACGCGATCCTGCCGGGCTGGATCAAGAGCGACATGACCGCGGGCATCATGGCCAACGACAAGTTCGTCGCCAATGTGATGCCGCGGATTCCGGTGCGAAGGTTTGGCGAGCCGTCCGATTTCGGCGGCATCGCGGTCTATCTGATGAGCAAGGCGTCGTCGTATCACACCGCGGATTGCTTTGTGATCGATGGCGGCTATACGGCGTTCTAG
- a CDS encoding 2-(1,2-epoxy-1,2-dihydrophenyl)acetyl-CoA isomerase (product_source=KO:K15866; cath_funfam=1.10.12.10,3.90.226.10; cog=COG1024; ko=KO:K15866; pfam=PF00378; superfamily=52096) gives MQFKHATLDIDGPVAILKLDHQEVMNAVSVDMLGGLGEALDEIEDRKAEVRCLVITGAGRAFCTGANLQGRNNNVTKSRSGAGATLETAFHPFLRRLRSLHCPIVTAVNGPAAGAGMSFALMGDLILCARSSYFLQAFRRIGLVPDCGSTWLLPRLIGKARSVELSLLGEKLPAEKALEWGLINRVHDDAVLMEETMKLAHELANGPTIALSLIRKLYWESPENSFEDQINLEVQSQRIAGGAADFKEGVSAFLEKRPAKFTGK, from the coding sequence ATGCAGTTCAAACACGCCACGCTCGATATCGACGGCCCCGTCGCCATCCTGAAGCTCGACCATCAGGAGGTGATGAATGCGGTGTCGGTCGACATGCTCGGCGGCCTCGGCGAGGCGCTCGACGAGATCGAGGACCGCAAGGCTGAGGTGCGCTGCCTGGTCATCACCGGTGCCGGCCGCGCCTTCTGCACCGGCGCCAACCTGCAGGGCCGCAACAACAACGTCACCAAATCGCGCAGCGGCGCCGGCGCCACGCTGGAGACCGCCTTTCATCCGTTCCTGCGCCGGCTGCGCAGCCTGCATTGCCCGATCGTCACCGCGGTGAACGGCCCCGCCGCCGGCGCCGGCATGAGCTTCGCGCTGATGGGCGATCTGATCCTGTGCGCGCGCTCGTCGTATTTCCTGCAGGCGTTCCGCCGCATCGGCCTGGTACCGGACTGCGGCTCGACCTGGCTGCTGCCGCGGCTGATCGGCAAGGCGCGCTCGGTGGAATTGTCGCTGCTTGGCGAAAAGCTGCCGGCGGAAAAGGCGCTGGAATGGGGCCTCATCAACCGCGTCCATGACGACGCGGTGCTGATGGAAGAGACCATGAAGCTCGCGCATGAACTGGCCAACGGCCCGACCATCGCGCTGTCGCTGATCCGCAAGCTGTATTGGGAAAGCCCGGAGAATTCCTTCGAGGACCAGATCAATCTCGAGGTCCAGTCGCAGCGCATCGCCGGCGGCGCTGCCGACTTCAAGGAAGGCGTCTCGGCATTCCTGGAAAAACGTCCGGCGAAATTCACGGGCAAATAG
- a CDS encoding aminoglycoside phosphotransferase (APT) family kinase protein (product_source=COG3173; cath_funfam=3.90.1200.10; cog=COG3173; pfam=PF01636; superfamily=56112) produces the protein MTASTTEELLARCVASWYPGATGVTGAERLSGGASQETWSFDIVHPDGIISAILRRAPSGYGAAPARAAGLNAEAVLMRLAHDAGVPSPQVLHVLEAKDELGAGFIMQRVAGETIPRKILRDEEFASARPKLARQLGGILADIHGLPLLQLPELRHMTAVAEIAELARDIRSFNWPRPVFELALRWLRDHDPGPSEHVTLVHGDFRHGNLMIGPDGVRAVLDWELAHLGDPMEDLGWICVNSWRFGEIDKPVGGFGSREDLFAGYEAARGVSVDPARVKFWEVMGTLRWGVMCCGMMQRFREGPDHSMERAMIGRRSSETEIDLLRLLAPRGS, from the coding sequence ATGACTGCGTCTACGACGGAAGAGTTGCTCGCGCGCTGCGTAGCGTCGTGGTACCCCGGTGCAACCGGCGTTACCGGCGCTGAGCGCCTTTCGGGCGGCGCCAGCCAGGAGACCTGGTCGTTCGACATCGTGCATCCCGATGGCATCATCAGCGCGATCCTGCGCCGTGCGCCATCGGGCTACGGCGCTGCGCCGGCGCGCGCGGCGGGGCTGAATGCCGAGGCGGTGCTGATGCGGCTGGCGCATGACGCCGGTGTGCCGTCGCCACAGGTGTTACATGTACTCGAAGCCAAGGATGAACTCGGCGCCGGCTTCATCATGCAGCGAGTCGCTGGCGAGACCATCCCGCGCAAAATTCTACGCGACGAGGAGTTCGCCAGCGCGCGGCCAAAACTGGCTCGGCAGCTCGGCGGAATTCTCGCCGATATCCACGGACTGCCGCTGCTGCAACTGCCTGAACTTCGCCACATGACGGCGGTCGCGGAAATCGCCGAGCTGGCGCGCGATATTCGCAGCTTCAATTGGCCGCGCCCGGTGTTCGAACTGGCGCTGCGCTGGCTGCGCGACCACGATCCCGGCCCATCCGAACATGTCACTTTGGTGCATGGCGATTTCCGCCACGGCAATCTGATGATCGGCCCCGATGGCGTCCGCGCGGTATTGGACTGGGAGCTTGCGCATCTCGGCGATCCCATGGAGGATCTCGGCTGGATCTGCGTCAATTCGTGGCGCTTCGGCGAGATCGACAAGCCTGTCGGCGGATTCGGTTCGCGCGAAGATCTGTTTGCGGGCTATGAGGCTGCGCGAGGCGTATCAGTCGATCCCGCGCGCGTGAAATTCTGGGAAGTGATGGGCACGCTGCGCTGGGGCGTGATGTGTTGCGGCATGATGCAACGGTTTCGCGAGGGTCCCGATCATTCCATGGAACGCGCGATGATCGGGCGCCGCTCGTCGGAAACCGAAATCGATTTGTTGCGTCTGTTAGCGCCGCGAGGGTCATGA
- a CDS encoding hypothetical protein (product_source=Hypo-rule applied; pfam=PF19802), protein MQDEPTPTELIKAVADFLRADITPQITGHAAFKLRVAINALDLVTRQLSLQGGSDAAELAGLSALLGEQGSLADLNRALADRIASGEADLQTPGVKDHLWQTTLAKLAVDQPNYAAYKRELETKS, encoded by the coding sequence ATGCAGGACGAACCCACACCCACCGAACTGATCAAGGCCGTCGCGGATTTTCTGCGCGCCGATATCACGCCTCAGATCACTGGCCACGCGGCGTTCAAGCTGCGCGTGGCGATCAACGCGCTGGATCTGGTGACGCGGCAGCTGTCCTTGCAGGGTGGTAGCGACGCCGCGGAGTTGGCTGGCTTGTCGGCGCTGCTCGGCGAACAAGGCTCGCTGGCGGATCTCAATCGCGCCTTGGCGGATCGCATCGCCAGCGGCGAGGCCGATCTGCAGACGCCGGGCGTGAAAGATCATCTCTGGCAGACGACGCTCGCCAAGCTCGCAGTGGATCAGCCGAATTATGCGGCGTACAAGCGGGAATTAGAGACGAAGTCATGA